The Virgibacillus dokdonensis genome includes a window with the following:
- a CDS encoding BglG family transcription antiterminator: MNARQRKIIEVLLSYGNRPILVNDLAKQLDCSEKTVRNDLRTIDVYLQNYSSACLIRKPGTGIYLEINKRDKQNLFHALFRENKSSYQRLMEIAYRLLTDKNPLTLQQLSMDHYVHHTAIKSDLETIQQWFESFGLVIESRQKLGHYLKGEELNKRMALAHIEEIANQQATFLKNVFAPFEIATVRQILDQMIEKWKIPMTSHALDNLVVHILVMVQRTKQANPIIIDKHRLSINDTNEYRAAAWCLDQLEHKFGITLAHDETIYLTWHLRGSKKYSLHTSTEEEITHQVLSTMIETMQQLTHVSFHEDEQLINGLMIHLEAVTNRLVYGFPISNPLLQDIKKMYPYMLSMVTLSLEKVSEKFPFDIPEEEAAYIVLHFQASIERLDAENYAVPRVLIVCDMGIGMSRLLQAKVEKQYQEMKIVGTVGKGEVQRFIKREQVHLIISTTPIEKINIPTIIISPLLEATDKEKLQRFLKKKAGRSSVLATSPQVLHDFMEEELLFLNINPQHRFQVVEMLGNTLYKQGKVEKSYVHQALLRERKSATAIGGGIAIPHGDPTLVIASTIAIAVLTEPLEWGKEEVSIVFMLALANEKANPIKAIIHKLSSLSNDPMTVRDLLNATDKQTFLRVLTEKEW, encoded by the coding sequence ATGAATGCTAGACAGAGAAAGATTATAGAAGTTCTATTATCTTATGGCAACCGTCCAATTTTAGTCAATGATCTTGCTAAACAACTTGATTGTTCAGAAAAAACAGTTCGTAATGATTTACGAACAATTGATGTTTATCTGCAAAACTACTCTTCTGCATGTTTAATTCGAAAACCTGGAACTGGTATTTATTTAGAAATAAATAAACGAGATAAGCAAAACTTGTTTCATGCACTTTTTCGTGAAAATAAATCATCGTATCAACGGCTTATGGAAATAGCTTATCGTTTATTAACTGATAAAAACCCACTCACGTTGCAACAGCTTAGTATGGATCACTATGTCCATCATACTGCTATAAAGAGTGATCTTGAAACGATTCAGCAGTGGTTTGAAAGTTTTGGATTGGTTATTGAATCAAGGCAAAAGCTAGGTCATTACTTAAAAGGGGAAGAATTAAACAAACGAATGGCTTTGGCACATATAGAGGAAATTGCGAATCAACAAGCAACGTTTTTAAAAAATGTATTTGCGCCCTTTGAAATTGCTACAGTAAGACAAATACTAGACCAAATGATAGAAAAATGGAAAATTCCCATGACAAGTCATGCGCTAGATAATTTAGTTGTCCATATACTTGTTATGGTACAACGTACAAAGCAGGCTAACCCAATCATAATTGATAAGCATCGTTTATCCATAAATGATACGAACGAGTATCGAGCGGCTGCTTGGTGTTTAGATCAGCTTGAACACAAATTTGGGATTACGTTAGCTCATGACGAGACGATATATTTAACTTGGCATTTACGTGGGAGTAAAAAATATTCGCTACATACATCCACGGAAGAAGAAATTACACACCAAGTATTATCGACAATGATCGAGACGATGCAACAGTTGACGCATGTATCCTTTCATGAAGATGAACAACTAATCAATGGACTTATGATTCATTTAGAAGCTGTTACCAATCGTTTGGTGTATGGATTTCCAATTAGTAATCCATTGTTACAGGACATAAAAAAGATGTACCCGTATATGCTGAGTATGGTGACGCTGTCTTTAGAGAAGGTGAGTGAGAAATTTCCATTTGATATACCTGAGGAAGAAGCAGCTTATATAGTTCTGCATTTTCAAGCTTCCATAGAAAGGTTAGATGCTGAAAATTATGCAGTACCTCGAGTGTTAATTGTTTGTGATATGGGAATAGGGATGTCTAGATTACTGCAAGCAAAAGTGGAAAAACAGTATCAAGAAATGAAAATTGTAGGAACTGTTGGGAAGGGAGAAGTGCAACGTTTTATAAAGCGAGAACAAGTGCATTTAATTATATCGACTACGCCTATAGAAAAAATTAATATCCCAACGATTATTATTTCTCCGCTTTTAGAAGCAACTGATAAAGAAAAATTGCAACGATTTCTGAAGAAAAAAGCGGGTCGTTCTTCTGTTTTGGCTACCAGTCCTCAAGTTTTACATGATTTTATGGAAGAAGAATTACTGTTTCTAAATATTAATCCTCAACATCGTTTTCAAGTAGTTGAGATGCTAGGAAATACGTTATACAAACAAGGTAAAGTAGAGAAATCATATGTCCACCAAGCGCTTTTGCGTGAAAGGAAGTCAGCTACAGCAATTGGTGGTGGCATAGCTATTCCACATGGAGATCCGACACTTGTTATTGCTTCCACGATTGCCATTGCTGTTTTAACCGAGCCGTTGGAGTGGGGAAAAGAAGAGGTGTCAATTGTGTTTATGTTGGCTTTAGCGAATGAAAAAGCGAATCCAATTAAAGCAATTATTCATAAGCTATCATCACTATCAAACGACCCAATGACAGTAAGAGATTTATTAAATGCTACTGATAAGCAAACATTCTTACGTGTGTTGACAGAAAAAGAGTGGTAA
- a CDS encoding PTS fructose transporter subunit IIABC has protein sequence MKIVAVTACPVGIAHTYMAAENLQKAGEKLGVDIKVETQGSIGVENALTDEDIEEADGVIIASDKEVTKERFIGKRLIATGVQEGIKRPEELINRFATEDVPVYQADLMSANDVKKKKKEKENPIYRHLMSGVSYMIPFIVVGGLLIALALTLGGEQTPGGIVIPEDSFWKKVEEIGAASFSFMVPILAGFIAVSIADRPGLAPGIIGGFIAANGSFYGSEAGAGFIGGIIAGFLAGYITLAIKKIKVPQAIQPVMPIIFIPILATLAVGLLFVYVVGAPVAQVFESLTAWLEGMQGASSILLALILGAMISIDMGGPFNKVAFLFGSAMIAEGNYEIMGPIAVAICIPPLGMGLATFMNKRKYQPAEQQAGKASFTMGLFGITEGAIPFAAQDPLRVIPSIMIGSMTSSVIAMIGNVGDRVAHGGPIVAVLGAVDNVLMFFVAAIIGTIVTAFMVNFLKKDVSGTHKGNNASPKRAEEDASSKTTEITKLTDIVTNDLIHLDLQGNTKEEVLDELIASMKQAGVVLDAEAYKQVVIAREHEGTTGMGMSIAIPHGKSEAVKEPAVAFGMHRAGVDWESLDGNPAKLIFMIAVPTERAGDDHLKILQMLSRKLMDDNYREKLLHVTTKDEAHRLLMEIQ, from the coding sequence ATGAAAATAGTTGCTGTTACAGCGTGTCCGGTAGGAATTGCTCATACGTATATGGCGGCTGAAAACTTACAAAAAGCTGGTGAGAAACTAGGTGTTGACATAAAAGTCGAAACACAAGGTTCTATTGGTGTAGAGAATGCATTGACGGATGAGGATATTGAAGAAGCAGATGGTGTAATTATAGCGAGTGATAAAGAAGTCACGAAGGAACGTTTTATTGGAAAAAGGTTAATTGCTACTGGAGTACAGGAAGGGATAAAACGTCCAGAAGAATTAATAAACCGATTTGCCACCGAAGATGTACCTGTTTATCAAGCTGATTTAATGTCCGCAAACGACGTGAAAAAAAAGAAAAAAGAGAAAGAAAACCCCATATATCGACATTTGATGAGTGGAGTTTCCTATATGATTCCTTTTATTGTAGTTGGTGGATTGCTGATAGCTCTTGCACTAACTTTAGGTGGTGAACAAACACCAGGAGGAATTGTTATTCCTGAAGATTCGTTTTGGAAAAAGGTAGAAGAAATTGGCGCGGCATCCTTTAGCTTTATGGTGCCTATATTGGCAGGTTTTATCGCTGTTAGTATTGCTGACCGTCCAGGCTTAGCTCCCGGAATTATTGGTGGGTTTATCGCTGCAAATGGTAGCTTTTATGGAAGTGAAGCAGGTGCAGGTTTTATTGGCGGTATTATTGCAGGTTTTCTTGCGGGTTATATTACATTAGCTATTAAGAAGATTAAAGTGCCACAAGCCATTCAACCTGTAATGCCAATTATTTTTATACCAATCTTAGCAACTTTAGCAGTTGGGTTATTATTTGTTTATGTTGTTGGTGCGCCAGTAGCACAAGTGTTTGAATCGTTAACGGCATGGCTAGAAGGGATGCAAGGAGCAAGTTCTATACTGCTCGCTCTAATTTTAGGGGCTATGATTTCCATAGATATGGGTGGTCCTTTTAATAAAGTAGCCTTCTTATTTGGTTCAGCCATGATTGCAGAAGGAAATTATGAAATTATGGGACCAATTGCTGTTGCTATCTGTATTCCACCTTTAGGAATGGGACTAGCAACGTTTATGAATAAACGTAAATATCAGCCCGCAGAGCAACAAGCAGGAAAAGCAAGTTTCACTATGGGACTATTTGGCATAACGGAAGGAGCGATTCCTTTTGCTGCGCAAGATCCATTGCGAGTTATTCCAAGTATTATGATTGGTTCCATGACCAGTTCTGTCATTGCGATGATTGGGAATGTGGGTGATCGAGTAGCTCACGGTGGTCCTATTGTCGCTGTACTAGGAGCAGTAGATAATGTGCTTATGTTCTTTGTAGCTGCCATCATCGGTACGATTGTTACGGCTTTCATGGTTAACTTTCTTAAAAAAGATGTATCAGGAACGCACAAGGGAAATAATGCATCACCTAAACGAGCGGAAGAAGATGCTTCATCTAAAACGACTGAGATCACGAAATTAACGGATATTGTAACGAACGATTTAATTCATTTAGATCTTCAAGGAAATACAAAAGAAGAAGTATTAGATGAGTTAATAGCTAGTATGAAACAAGCAGGAGTAGTACTTGACGCAGAAGCATATAAGCAAGTTGTCATCGCTCGAGAGCATGAAGGGACGACAGGAATGGGGATGAGCATTGCTATCCCACATGGAAAATCCGAAGCAGTAAAAGAACCGGCTGTAGCTTTTGGTATGCATCGCGCCGGAGTTGATTGGGAAAGTTTAGACGGAAACCCTGCTAAATTAATATTCATGATTGCCGTGCCTACAGAGAGGGCTGGAGACGATCATTTAAAAATATTACAAATGCTTTCAAGGAAATTAATGGATGACAATTACAGAGAAAAATTACTTCATGTAACAACAAAAGATGAAGCGCATCGATTATTAATGGAAATTCAATAA
- the manA gene encoding mannose-6-phosphate isomerase, class I, producing the protein MYQEPIFLKPVFQERIWGGGKLKSMFQYAIPSNQTGEAWVISAHPHGPSEIINGPLAGQTLADAWNNHRELFNKESNRSEAYPLLVKILDADDNLSVQVHPDDTYARKVEKQPYGKTECWYVLQADSGSELILGHHAKTKEELAKMMDEGKWDQLLQRIPVKAGDFVYVPSGTIHAIGKGIVILETQQSSDITYRVYDYDRTDSHGNTRELHLEKAKEVTNIPHRASVFDQKQSQIDDLQIKQLVKEHYFTVYHWRINGQVTKQLDADFLQCSVISGKAEIEINEQSFAIQKGDHFILPHGITTYRLAGDAELIVSHT; encoded by the coding sequence GTGTATCAAGAACCGATCTTTTTAAAACCTGTATTTCAAGAGAGAATATGGGGTGGAGGAAAGTTAAAGTCAATGTTTCAGTATGCTATTCCATCAAATCAAACTGGGGAAGCGTGGGTTATTTCTGCTCATCCTCATGGACCAAGTGAAATAATAAACGGCCCCCTTGCTGGTCAAACATTAGCAGATGCGTGGAATAACCATCGTGAATTATTTAACAAAGAATCTAATCGTAGTGAAGCATACCCGTTATTGGTGAAAATACTAGATGCAGATGATAATTTATCTGTACAAGTACATCCTGATGATACGTACGCAAGAAAGGTAGAAAAACAGCCGTATGGTAAAACAGAATGCTGGTACGTTTTACAAGCAGACTCGGGTTCGGAACTTATTTTAGGACACCATGCCAAAACAAAAGAAGAGCTAGCCAAGATGATGGATGAAGGAAAGTGGGACCAACTATTACAACGAATTCCTGTAAAAGCAGGTGATTTTGTTTACGTACCTAGTGGCACTATTCATGCGATAGGTAAAGGTATTGTTATACTAGAAACGCAGCAAAGTTCAGATATTACGTATCGAGTCTATGATTATGATCGCACAGATAGTCATGGAAATACACGAGAATTACATTTGGAGAAAGCAAAAGAAGTTACAAATATTCCCCACCGAGCTTCTGTATTTGATCAGAAACAGAGTCAAATAGATGATTTGCAAATAAAGCAATTGGTTAAAGAACATTATTTCACCGTCTACCACTGGAGAATAAATGGACAAGTAACAAAACAGTTAGACGCTGATTTTCTTCAATGTAGCGTAATCTCTGGGAAAGCAGAAATTGAAATAAATGAGCAGTCATTCGCCATACAAAAAGGTGATCATTTTATTTTGCCACATGGAATTACCACTTATCGCTTGGCAGGGGATGCTGAATTAATCGTTTCGCATACGTGA
- a CDS encoding aldo/keto reductase, whose translation MITHLQDTVLLNNGVEMPGLGLGVYKVEDGKTVQTAVQAALETGYRMIDTASFYDNEVGVGEAIKQSNLPREELFVTTKVWNDEQGYAKTKEAFEKSLQRLGLDYIDLYLIHWPVKGMYVETWKAMEELYESGQVRAIGVSNFHQQHVENLLANSKIVPAINQVEYHPHLTQEPLYAFCKQQGIQLEAWSPLKRGRLMDEPYLLSLAQKYEKTVAQVILRWDIQNEVITIPKSTNPRRIKENAAIFDFSLTEKEMQEISCLNQNERSGTNPDSYD comes from the coding sequence GTGATTACACATTTACAAGATACTGTCTTATTAAATAATGGAGTAGAAATGCCTGGTTTGGGCTTAGGCGTCTACAAAGTTGAAGATGGAAAAACGGTTCAAACTGCAGTCCAAGCAGCATTGGAGACAGGCTACCGTATGATAGACACTGCCTCTTTTTATGACAATGAAGTAGGTGTTGGGGAAGCTATTAAGCAGTCAAATCTTCCCCGTGAAGAGTTATTTGTTACAACAAAGGTATGGAATGACGAACAAGGATACGCAAAGACGAAGGAAGCTTTTGAAAAGAGCTTGCAAAGGCTTGGCTTGGACTATATAGATCTCTATTTAATTCACTGGCCAGTAAAAGGGATGTATGTAGAGACTTGGAAAGCTATGGAAGAACTGTATGAAAGCGGTCAAGTCCGTGCGATTGGAGTTAGCAATTTTCACCAACAGCATGTAGAAAATTTGTTAGCTAATAGTAAAATAGTTCCTGCTATCAACCAAGTTGAATATCACCCCCATTTAACACAGGAGCCGTTGTATGCGTTTTGCAAACAACAAGGTATCCAGTTAGAGGCATGGTCCCCTTTAAAACGAGGGCGACTAATGGACGAGCCGTATTTACTAAGCTTAGCTCAAAAATATGAAAAGACTGTAGCCCAAGTTATTTTGCGTTGGGATATTCAAAACGAAGTAATAACGATTCCGAAATCAACGAATCCCAGACGAATTAAAGAAAATGCTGCTATTTTTGATTTTTCATTAACTGAAAAAGAAATGCAAGAAATTAGCTGTTTAAATCAAAATGAACGAAGTGGAACAAACCCAGATAGTTACGATTAA
- a CDS encoding nucleoside hydrolase: protein MKKKVYMNHDGGVDDLVSLFLLLQMEDVDLVGVSVIPADCYLEPAIYASRKIIDRFGQGKEIEVAASTSRGKNPFPKDWRMHAFYVDALPILNEHLPIQTKEAELPAHQHLIQTLRNSNERVTLLFVGPLTDLARALEEAPDIEEKIEKLVWMGGTFLSNGNVEEPEHDGTAEWNAFWDPEAARIVWDSEITIDLVALESTNNVPLTVDVRNKWAKEREDIGIDFLGQCYAMVPPLVHFQTNSTYFLWDVLTTATIGNSNVIKRKIVRCFVHPDGKSQGRTELNKQGREVNLVYEVNREQFFSYITDLARQK from the coding sequence ATGAAGAAAAAAGTATACATGAACCACGATGGTGGAGTCGATGATTTAGTATCGTTATTTTTATTATTGCAAATGGAAGATGTTGATCTAGTAGGTGTTAGCGTCATCCCAGCAGACTGTTATTTGGAACCCGCAATATATGCAAGTCGCAAAATAATTGATCGGTTTGGGCAAGGAAAAGAGATAGAAGTAGCAGCTTCTACTTCACGTGGAAAAAACCCATTTCCCAAAGATTGGCGCATGCATGCTTTTTATGTAGATGCACTACCAATACTCAATGAGCATTTACCAATCCAAACGAAGGAAGCAGAATTACCAGCACATCAACACCTTATTCAAACTTTAAGAAATAGTAATGAACGAGTGACATTATTATTCGTCGGTCCATTAACGGATTTGGCAAGAGCATTGGAAGAAGCACCAGATATTGAGGAAAAGATTGAAAAACTCGTTTGGATGGGTGGCACGTTTTTATCGAATGGAAATGTAGAAGAGCCTGAACACGATGGAACAGCTGAGTGGAACGCATTTTGGGACCCAGAAGCTGCAAGAATAGTCTGGGATAGTGAGATTACTATTGATTTAGTAGCATTAGAAAGCACGAATAATGTGCCACTAACGGTAGATGTTCGTAATAAATGGGCGAAAGAAAGAGAAGATATAGGAATAGACTTTTTAGGACAATGTTATGCAATGGTGCCCCCACTTGTCCACTTTCAAACGAATTCAACATATTTTCTATGGGATGTACTTACAACAGCAACGATAGGAAATTCAAATGTAATTAAAAGGAAAATCGTTCGATGTTTCGTTCATCCTGATGGAAAAAGTCAGGGACGAACAGAACTGAATAAACAAGGGCGTGAAGTAAACCTTGTCTATGAAGTGAATCGGGAACAATTTTTTTCCTATATAACAGATCTCGCTAGACAAAAGTAG
- the htpG gene encoding molecular chaperone HtpG: protein MAKQQFKAESKRLLELMINSIYSQREVFLRELISNASDAMDKMYYRSLTDENLTFNQEDYYIKLIPNKEDRTLQVIDTGIGMTKDELETNLGTIAKSGSFAFKNDTELKDGRDIIGQFGVGFYAAFMVADKVTVITKSVDSDQAYQWESTGTDGYTITPADKESVGTEIIVKMKENEEEDSFDTFLDEHQLQQIIKKYSDFIRYPIKMDVTKSKPKEEESEEYVDYVEEETINSMIPIWKKNKSELTEDDYTNFYQEKRYGFDKPLKSMHINVDGTVRYNAILFIPENAPFDYYSPEFEKGLELYSNGVLIMDKCADLLPDYFSFVKGMVDSEDLSLNISREMLQHDRQLKVIAKNMTKKIKTQLQHLLRDDREKYETFYQAFGRQLKFGVYNDFGANKETLQDLLMFYSSKEKKLVTLDEYVQRMPEDQSYIYYAAGESIDRIEKLPQTEMVADKGYEILYFTEEVDEFAIKMMREYKEKEFKSVSSGDLGLEDDTKDEADEEIQEENKALFTAMKEHLGDKVKDVRASKRLKSHPVCLTAEGEISLEMEKVINAMPNNQQIKAEKILEINVNHDVFQTLKSHKEDKEKIGLYTNLLYNQALLIEGIPVNDPVEFTNDICKVMV from the coding sequence ATGGCAAAACAGCAATTTAAAGCGGAATCCAAACGTTTGTTAGAATTAATGATTAATTCCATTTATTCGCAGCGTGAAGTGTTTTTACGAGAATTAATTTCCAATGCAAGTGATGCGATGGATAAAATGTATTACCGTAGCTTAACAGATGAAAATTTAACTTTTAATCAAGAAGATTATTATATTAAACTTATCCCAAACAAAGAAGATCGTACTTTGCAAGTTATTGATACGGGAATTGGCATGACGAAAGACGAACTAGAAACAAACTTAGGAACAATAGCAAAAAGTGGTTCATTTGCTTTTAAAAATGACACGGAACTAAAAGATGGCCGTGATATTATTGGGCAATTTGGTGTTGGTTTTTACGCAGCATTTATGGTGGCAGATAAAGTAACGGTGATTACGAAATCAGTGGATAGCGACCAAGCATACCAGTGGGAATCAACAGGGACAGATGGTTATACTATTACACCGGCCGATAAAGAAAGCGTAGGCACAGAAATTATTGTAAAGATGAAGGAAAACGAAGAGGAAGACTCGTTTGATACATTTTTAGACGAGCATCAATTACAACAAATTATTAAAAAGTATTCGGATTTCATTCGTTATCCAATTAAAATGGATGTTACAAAGAGCAAGCCGAAAGAGGAAGAAAGTGAAGAATACGTAGATTATGTAGAAGAAGAAACGATTAATAGTATGATCCCAATCTGGAAAAAGAATAAAAGTGAATTAACAGAAGACGATTACACGAATTTTTACCAAGAAAAAAGATATGGTTTCGATAAACCGTTAAAATCAATGCATATTAATGTGGATGGTACAGTTCGCTATAATGCTATTTTATTCATTCCAGAAAATGCACCATTTGATTATTATTCGCCAGAATTTGAAAAAGGACTCGAACTTTATTCCAACGGTGTATTAATTATGGATAAGTGTGCAGATCTTCTACCAGATTATTTTAGCTTTGTTAAAGGTATGGTAGATTCAGAAGATTTGTCTTTAAATATTTCACGAGAAATGTTACAGCATGACAGACAGTTGAAAGTGATTGCAAAAAACATGACGAAAAAAATTAAAACACAACTACAGCACCTATTACGTGATGATCGTGAAAAGTATGAAACATTTTATCAAGCCTTTGGCAGACAGCTGAAATTTGGTGTATATAATGACTTTGGTGCGAATAAAGAAACACTGCAGGATTTGCTTATGTTCTATTCATCAAAGGAAAAGAAATTAGTCACGCTGGATGAATATGTACAACGTATGCCAGAAGACCAGTCGTATATTTATTATGCTGCTGGTGAATCTATTGATCGCATTGAAAAATTACCACAAACGGAGATGGTAGCAGATAAAGGGTATGAAATTTTATATTTCACCGAAGAAGTAGATGAATTTGCAATTAAAATGATGCGAGAATATAAAGAGAAAGAATTTAAATCTGTATCTAGTGGCGATCTTGGTTTAGAGGATGACACAAAAGATGAAGCAGATGAAGAGATACAAGAAGAAAATAAAGCATTGTTTACGGCCATGAAGGAACATCTAGGAGATAAAGTAAAAGATGTCCGAGCTTCTAAACGTTTGAAATCACACCCTGTATGCTTAACAGCTGAGGGCGAAATTTCTTTGGAAATGGAAAAAGTAATTAATGCAATGCCGAATAATCAACAAATAAAGGCTGAAAAGATATTAGAAATTAACGTAAATCATGACGTATTCCAAACATTAAAGTCTCATAAAGAGGATAAGGAAAAAATAGGTTTATATACAAACCTATTGTATAATCAGGCGTTATTAATTGAAGGTATACCTGTAAACGACCCTGTTGAATTTACGAATGATATTTGTAAAGTCATGGTTTAA
- a CDS encoding aliphatic sulfonate ABC transporter substrate-binding protein gives MRKRKLFLYLFIVFIAVLAGCAKGNKDADNKEKITIGYFPNINHVAGMVAEEEKMYESEMPNGIKVEYQYFPDGSAFMTALETGEIEGGLVGPGPAMNHFASGAKINIVAGGSTGGTVIMARNKAGIESPKDLANKTFISPRVGCTHNVQFEAQMKKEYNLTSDRVQGKMKHVTGKPATYHSMFISEKIDVATVPEPWASVIEAEGSGKVLIDTPEVAWGEILPAAVYVTSQDLAKNNQELVQHMVNAHQQATAFIQDNPEKAKTIAIKKIADITEQKLSKQVIDKAWKRIDFTSEVDSDVLQDFSNASYDLEFLKDKPNLKGLVDTQFLQ, from the coding sequence ATGAGAAAGAGAAAACTGTTTTTATATTTATTTATTGTTTTCATTGCGGTGTTAGCAGGTTGTGCTAAAGGAAATAAGGATGCTGACAATAAAGAAAAAATAACCATTGGTTACTTTCCCAATATTAATCATGTTGCAGGAATGGTCGCAGAAGAAGAAAAAATGTATGAATCCGAGATGCCAAACGGTATAAAAGTTGAATATCAATATTTTCCTGATGGTTCTGCATTTATGACTGCATTAGAAACTGGTGAAATTGAAGGAGGTCTTGTTGGTCCTGGCCCCGCAATGAACCACTTTGCTAGCGGGGCAAAGATTAACATTGTAGCAGGAGGATCGACTGGTGGCACTGTCATTATGGCTCGCAATAAAGCAGGGATTGAAAGCCCGAAAGATTTAGCAAATAAGACGTTTATTTCTCCACGAGTTGGTTGTACGCATAATGTACAATTTGAAGCTCAGATGAAGAAAGAATATAATCTAACATCTGATCGAGTCCAAGGAAAAATGAAACATGTGACTGGAAAGCCTGCAACTTATCACAGTATGTTTATCTCTGAGAAGATTGATGTTGCTACAGTGCCAGAACCTTGGGCATCTGTAATTGAAGCAGAAGGAAGCGGAAAAGTGTTGATCGACACACCTGAAGTCGCTTGGGGAGAAATATTGCCTGCTGCAGTATATGTAACTTCTCAAGATTTAGCCAAAAACAATCAAGAGCTCGTGCAACATATGGTGAACGCACATCAGCAAGCAACAGCGTTTATTCAAGATAATCCTGAGAAAGCCAAAACGATTGCTATTAAAAAGATTGCAGACATTACGGAACAAAAGCTGTCCAAACAAGTCATTGATAAGGCGTGGAAGCGTATTGATTTCACATCCGAAGTGGATAGCGATGTACTACAGGATTTTTCTAATGCTTCCTATGATTTAGAGTTTCTCAAAGACAAACCAAATCTGAAAGGGTTAGTAGATACACAATTTTTACAGTAA
- a CDS encoding ABC transporter permease, translated as MKFKMLSKQLLFLVFLITIWQLVHTVGIFEAIVFPSPKAVAHALYNGFMNGDFLFALGASFKHLLLGMTTALFLGTVIGLILGKSKVANETVGMYLIGMQSIPSIVWVPLAIMLFGFTEFSVVFVVVLGGTFVMALQVRSAIQNISPPLIRAAKTMGISGLQLFYRVEMPAGTPYYMTGIRLAWAFSWRALMAGELLSNGPGLGYSLRYAQDYARMDQVIAIIIVIGVIGATVDHGIFSKIERNVMKRWGLLKQ; from the coding sequence ATGAAATTCAAAATGCTTAGCAAGCAACTACTATTTTTGGTTTTCCTTATAACTATTTGGCAATTGGTTCACACGGTAGGTATTTTTGAAGCAATCGTATTTCCTTCCCCTAAAGCTGTAGCTCATGCCCTATATAACGGATTTATGAACGGCGATTTTTTATTTGCTTTGGGAGCAAGCTTTAAGCACCTTCTACTTGGAATGACCACAGCATTATTCTTAGGAACTGTTATTGGGCTTATTCTTGGCAAGTCAAAAGTTGCCAATGAAACAGTAGGAATGTATTTGATAGGAATGCAAAGTATACCAAGTATTGTTTGGGTGCCACTTGCGATTATGTTGTTTGGTTTTACCGAGTTTTCTGTTGTATTCGTAGTTGTGCTAGGAGGAACTTTTGTCATGGCGCTTCAAGTAAGATCAGCCATTCAAAACATTTCCCCTCCATTAATACGTGCAGCAAAAACGATGGGGATTAGTGGGTTGCAACTTTTTTACAGAGTTGAAATGCCTGCTGGCACGCCATATTATATGACGGGTATTAGGCTTGCATGGGCCTTTAGCTGGCGTGCATTAATGGCAGGAGAATTATTAAGTAATGGCCCTGGGTTAGGCTATTCACTAAGATATGCGCAAGATTATGCTCGGATGGATCAAGTCATTGCAATCATTATAGTTATTGGTGTTATAGGAGCAACTGTAGATCATGGCATCTTTTCTAAAATTGAACGTAATGTCATGAAACGCTGGGGCTTATTAAAACAATAG